A region of Spiribacter roseus DNA encodes the following proteins:
- a CDS encoding adenosylcobalamin-dependent ribonucleoside-diphosphate reductase: MTTATKLRALPKAVTDIPIQPASADIWDKKYRLKSKEDVVVDKTVDDTYKRVARALADVEPEKDREHWYEQFLWALRHGAIPAGRITSNAGAWDHKPATSTINCTVSSTVGDSMDDILDKVHEAGLTLKAGCGIGYEFSTLRPKGAYVSGAGAYTSGPLSFMDIYDKMCFTVSSAGGRRGAQMATFDVGHPDVMDFIRAKREDGRLRQFNLSLLITDGFMQAVREGSDWPLAFPIKPDEAESEGVDVNDPDQVLWREWPNRKSGYLTREDGLVACRIYRWVKAQRIWDMIMTSTYDYAEPGFVLIDRVNEMNNNWFCEEIRATNPCGEQPLPPYGACLLGSVNLTKFVREPFTERAHFDWDEYRRVVALFTRMLDNVVEINGLPLDRQREEIERKRRHGMGFLGLGSTVTMLRMKYGEPESLAFTEDVSREMALEGWREALRLAEEKGPAPIMEEDFTLTERMMAWRPELRDAGYKVGDSIKGRVLWGRYSRYMQRVAGEAPELVDALVEKGARFTHHTSIAPTGTISLSLANNASNGIEPSFAHHYFRNVIREGKKSKEKVDVFSFELLAYRTLINENALPSMDAETRNLPDYFIAADDVTPKQHVDIQSAAQKWVDSSISKTANVPTEYPYEDFKGIYQYAYENGLKGCTTFRFNPEAFQGVLVKESDLENTIYRFKLEDGRTVEVRGGDEVEYDGEVHTAANLYDALKEGYYGKF, from the coding sequence ATGACGACCGCAACAAAATTGCGTGCGCTCCCCAAGGCCGTAACGGATATCCCCATTCAACCCGCCTCGGCGGATATCTGGGACAAAAAGTACCGGCTCAAGTCCAAGGAAGACGTGGTCGTCGACAAGACGGTTGACGATACCTACAAGCGGGTCGCCCGGGCGCTCGCCGATGTCGAGCCCGAGAAAGACCGTGAGCACTGGTACGAGCAGTTCCTCTGGGCGCTGCGCCACGGGGCCATCCCCGCCGGCCGCATTACGTCCAATGCCGGTGCCTGGGACCACAAGCCCGCCACCTCGACGATCAACTGCACCGTCTCGTCCACCGTGGGCGATTCCATGGACGACATCCTCGACAAGGTTCACGAGGCGGGTCTGACGCTGAAGGCCGGTTGCGGCATCGGTTACGAGTTCTCGACGCTGCGCCCCAAGGGCGCCTATGTCTCCGGTGCCGGCGCCTACACTTCGGGACCGCTGTCGTTCATGGATATCTACGACAAGATGTGCTTTACGGTGTCGTCCGCCGGTGGCCGTCGCGGCGCTCAGATGGCGACCTTCGACGTCGGCCATCCCGACGTCATGGACTTCATCCGCGCCAAGCGCGAGGACGGGCGGCTGCGTCAGTTCAATCTCTCGCTGCTGATCACCGACGGCTTCATGCAGGCCGTGCGCGAGGGCAGCGACTGGCCGCTGGCGTTCCCGATCAAGCCCGACGAGGCCGAGAGCGAGGGGGTCGATGTCAACGATCCCGATCAGGTCCTCTGGCGCGAGTGGCCCAACCGTAAAAGCGGCTATCTGACCCGCGAGGACGGGCTGGTGGCCTGCCGGATCTATCGCTGGGTCAAGGCGCAGCGGATCTGGGACATGATCATGACCTCGACCTACGACTATGCCGAGCCGGGGTTCGTGCTCATCGATCGCGTCAACGAGATGAACAACAACTGGTTCTGCGAGGAAATCCGCGCCACCAACCCCTGCGGTGAGCAGCCCCTGCCGCCCTATGGCGCCTGCCTGCTGGGCTCGGTCAACCTGACCAAGTTCGTTCGTGAGCCCTTCACCGAGCGCGCCCACTTCGACTGGGACGAGTACCGCCGGGTGGTGGCGCTGTTCACCCGCATGCTTGATAACGTGGTGGAGATCAACGGCCTGCCGCTGGACAGGCAGCGCGAAGAGATCGAGCGCAAGCGCCGTCACGGCATGGGCTTTCTGGGGCTGGGCTCCACGGTGACCATGCTGCGCATGAAGTATGGCGAGCCGGAGTCGCTGGCCTTTACCGAGGACGTCTCCCGCGAGATGGCCCTGGAGGGATGGCGCGAGGCGCTGCGCCTTGCCGAGGAAAAGGGCCCGGCGCCGATCATGGAAGAGGATTTCACGCTGACCGAGCGCATGATGGCCTGGCGCCCCGAGCTGCGTGATGCCGGCTATAAGGTGGGTGACAGCATCAAGGGTCGGGTGCTCTGGGGGCGCTACAGCCGCTACATGCAGCGGGTCGCCGGCGAGGCGCCGGAGCTTGTCGACGCACTGGTCGAAAAGGGGGCCCGGTTCACGCACCACACTTCGATCGCGCCCACGGGCACCATCAGCCTGTCGCTGGCGAATAATGCCTCCAACGGCATCGAGCCGAGCTTTGCCCATCACTACTTCCGCAATGTGATCCGGGAGGGCAAGAAGTCGAAGGAGAAGGTGGACGTATTCAGTTTTGAGCTGCTTGCGTATCGCACGCTCATCAACGAAAACGCGCTGCCGAGCATGGATGCGGAGACCCGCAATCTGCCCGACTACTTCATCGCCGCTGACGATGTGACGCCGAAGCAGCACGTCGACATCCAGTCCGCGGCCCAGAAATGGGTGGACTCGAGCATCTCGAAGACCGCCAACGTGCCCACCGAGTATCCCTACGAGGACTTCAAGGGCATCTATCAGTACGCCTACGAAAACGGCCTCAAGGGCTGCACCACGTTCCGCTTCAACCCTGAGGCGTTCCAGGGTGTGCTGGTCAAGGAGTCGGATCTGGAGAACACGATCTATCGGTTCAAGCTCGAGGATGGTCGCACCGTCGAGGTGAGAGGCGGCGACGAGGTCGAGTACGACGGCGAAGTGCACACCGCCGCGAACCTCTATGACGCCCTCAAGGAAGGGTACTACGGGAAATTCTGA
- a CDS encoding tellurite resistance TerB family protein, which yields MIEAIKQFYETRINPGAATADDPEPHRLQLATAALLIEMAQADNQRHSVEFQAIHDGIIEVFELTPEETSEVIDLADQEVHEAVDQFEFTQLINQQFDYARKCRVVELLWRVCLADAEMDRYEEHLVRKIAELLYIEHSDFIAAKLKVQRDYTATSHLGDYDDYE from the coding sequence ATGATTGAAGCCATCAAGCAGTTCTACGAAACGCGGATCAACCCGGGCGCAGCGACCGCCGACGACCCGGAGCCGCATCGGCTGCAGCTCGCCACGGCGGCACTCCTCATCGAAATGGCGCAGGCCGACAACCAGCGCCATAGCGTCGAATTCCAGGCCATTCACGACGGCATCATCGAGGTCTTCGAGCTCACGCCCGAGGAAACTTCAGAAGTCATCGATCTGGCCGATCAGGAGGTCCACGAGGCGGTGGATCAGTTTGAGTTCACCCAGCTGATCAACCAGCAGTTTGACTACGCCCGCAAGTGCCGGGTGGTGGAGCTGCTGTGGCGCGTATGCCTTGCCGACGCCGAAATGGACCGCTACGAAGAGCATCTGGTGCGCAAGATCGCCGAACTGCTCTACATCGAGCACAGCGACTTCATCGCCGCCAAGCTCAAGGTCCAGCGGGACTACACCGCCACCAGTCACCTCGGCGACTACGACGACTACGAGTAA
- a CDS encoding lytic transglycosylase domain-containing protein produces MLTLRRILQTGLLLAAAGPAAAAPPASLPVPAALEPAIAFWERIYTDVGVGEGVIHDTDGQMRIIARIDVPRPPQWQARRDAIEAALARHRKALNAAGSPALAERLRFQGGLRERFREGLVRSGRWRSHIRTALAERGVPAALAALPHVESSFNPRARSHAGAAGLWQFTAGTGRRFLRIDPLIDERLDPWRSTTAAAALLAHNYAEIGHWPLAITAYNHGLNGMRRAVRAVGSTHYMEIREHYEGARFGFSSKNFYPALIAAARVDRDARRYFPDLEREAPAPVMRVELPHYTPVDTLLTELAIDRGTLQRLNPALGPSVWDGRKFIPRGYGLVLPRADQGDWSAAVARLPGDRLYQDQRPSQVHRVQAGQTLSGIAMRYDVDVPTLMAANGLADPRRLRAGQRLDLPLAGSDPRSVGRRQYEVRPGDTLGAIAVRHDVGTDQLMRLNELDHPDRIQAGQQLIVSRAASVAVVDMADEP; encoded by the coding sequence ATGTTAACCCTTCGACGTATCCTGCAAACCGGCCTGCTGCTGGCGGCTGCGGGCCCGGCGGCCGCTGCACCCCCGGCCAGCCTGCCCGTACCGGCGGCGCTGGAGCCGGCCATTGCCTTCTGGGAGCGCATCTACACCGACGTAGGGGTGGGTGAGGGCGTGATCCACGACACCGACGGGCAGATGCGGATCATCGCCCGTATCGATGTGCCGCGACCGCCCCAATGGCAGGCCCGCCGCGACGCGATTGAGGCGGCGTTGGCGCGGCATCGCAAGGCATTGAACGCCGCAGGTTCGCCGGCGCTGGCCGAACGGCTGCGTTTTCAGGGCGGGCTGCGCGAGCGTTTCCGCGAGGGGCTGGTGCGCTCCGGGCGCTGGCGGTCGCATATTCGCACCGCACTGGCTGAACGCGGTGTGCCCGCGGCACTGGCGGCACTCCCCCACGTCGAGTCGTCGTTCAATCCCCGGGCCCGTTCGCACGCCGGTGCCGCTGGCCTGTGGCAGTTCACGGCCGGCACCGGGCGCCGGTTCCTGCGTATCGATCCGTTGATCGACGAGCGGCTTGACCCGTGGCGGAGCACCACTGCGGCGGCCGCGCTCCTGGCCCACAATTACGCCGAGATCGGCCACTGGCCACTGGCCATCACCGCCTACAACCACGGCCTTAATGGCATGCGTCGTGCGGTCCGCGCTGTCGGCTCGACGCACTACATGGAGATCCGCGAGCACTACGAGGGGGCGCGTTTCGGGTTTTCATCGAAGAATTTCTATCCGGCCCTGATCGCCGCTGCCCGGGTGGACCGGGATGCCCGCAGGTACTTTCCTGATCTGGAGCGCGAGGCACCAGCCCCGGTCATGCGCGTCGAGCTGCCGCACTACACACCGGTCGATACCCTGCTGACGGAGCTGGCCATCGACCGGGGCACGCTGCAGCGCCTCAACCCCGCCCTCGGTCCGTCGGTCTGGGACGGCCGCAAGTTCATCCCACGCGGCTACGGTCTGGTCCTGCCGCGGGCGGATCAGGGCGACTGGTCAGCTGCCGTGGCGCGACTGCCCGGGGATCGACTGTATCAGGATCAGCGCCCCAGTCAGGTGCATCGTGTGCAGGCCGGGCAGACCCTGTCCGGCATTGCCATGCGATATGACGTCGATGTCCCGACGCTGATGGCTGCCAATGGCCTCGCCGATCCACGCCGGCTGCGGGCCGGCCAGCGCCTGGATCTGCCCCTCGCCGGGTCCGACCCTCGCAGCGTGGGCCGCCGGCAGTATGAAGTCCGGCCGGGGGACACCCTCGGTGCCATCGCGGTGCGTCACGATGTTGGCACCGATCAGCTGATGCGTCTGAATGAACTCGATCATCCCGACCGGATCCAAGCGGGCCAGCAGCTGATTGTCAGCCGCGCCGCGTCGGTCGCCGTGGTCGACATGGCCGACGAGCCCTGA
- a CDS encoding phospholipase D-like domain-containing protein, which translates to MQPVQWILVVAVALVSTASAVHALLFKREPAAAFGWIAFCLLFPVVGPIFYYLLGINRIRMRARRLRGEQLAGLDVANASVPESIPTAFRTQAQISRAVTGLPMTHDNRIESLVGGEAAYPAMLEAIEQATDRVYLSTYIFESNQTGQRFADALAAATARGVDVRVLLDGAGEFYNRPAIRHRLRRDGVRVERFLPPRLIPPSPVINLRNHRKLLITDGGTVFVGGMNIGDRHLIERPDHREGIRDIHFRVNGPVTRQLEDVFLDDWEFITGERPDPPSSSAPTAGGAALGRTLVDGPNEDLHRLTMVLVGAVAAAREHIAIMTPYFLPPRELVAALQAAAVRGTRVDIILPGHNNLPFMHWASRNMLWELVKWNVGVYYQPGPFDHTKLIVVDRHYTQVGSANLDARSLRLNFEIMLEVYDTDFGGRMARHIEAARREAHRVTLSELDERPMLPRIRDAIAWLFTPYL; encoded by the coding sequence ATGCAGCCGGTACAATGGATTCTCGTGGTGGCTGTCGCCCTCGTCTCGACCGCCAGCGCCGTCCACGCGCTGCTGTTCAAGCGCGAGCCGGCGGCGGCGTTCGGCTGGATCGCCTTCTGCCTGCTGTTTCCGGTGGTCGGCCCGATCTTCTACTACCTGCTGGGGATCAACCGCATCCGCATGCGCGCCCGACGCCTGCGCGGCGAGCAGCTGGCCGGGCTCGACGTGGCGAACGCCAGCGTGCCCGAATCCATCCCCACCGCCTTTCGCACGCAGGCCCAGATATCGCGGGCGGTGACCGGGCTGCCCATGACCCACGACAACCGCATCGAGAGTCTGGTTGGCGGCGAGGCGGCCTACCCCGCGATGCTCGAAGCCATCGAGCAGGCCACCGACCGGGTCTATCTGTCCACCTATATCTTCGAGAGCAATCAGACCGGCCAGCGATTCGCCGATGCGCTGGCCGCCGCCACGGCGCGTGGCGTTGACGTGCGGGTGCTGCTGGACGGCGCCGGCGAATTCTACAACCGGCCGGCGATCCGCCATCGCCTGCGCCGTGACGGCGTGCGCGTCGAGCGCTTCCTGCCCCCGCGGCTGATCCCCCCGAGCCCGGTCATCAACCTGCGCAACCACCGCAAGCTGCTCATCACCGACGGCGGGACGGTGTTCGTCGGTGGCATGAATATCGGCGATCGCCATCTCATCGAGCGGCCGGATCACCGCGAGGGCATCCGCGATATCCACTTCCGCGTCAACGGACCGGTCACCCGGCAGCTCGAGGATGTCTTCCTCGACGACTGGGAGTTCATTACCGGTGAGCGCCCTGATCCGCCATCATCAAGCGCGCCGACGGCCGGTGGCGCCGCCCTCGGTCGTACCCTGGTCGACGGCCCCAACGAGGACCTGCATCGGCTGACCATGGTGCTGGTGGGGGCGGTGGCAGCCGCGCGCGAGCACATCGCCATCATGACGCCCTACTTCCTTCCACCCCGGGAGCTGGTCGCGGCGCTGCAGGCGGCCGCTGTGCGCGGCACCCGCGTCGACATCATCCTGCCCGGCCACAACAATCTGCCATTCATGCACTGGGCGAGCCGCAACATGCTCTGGGAGCTGGTCAAATGGAACGTCGGCGTCTACTACCAGCCCGGCCCATTCGATCACACCAAGCTGATCGTGGTGGACCGGCATTACACTCAGGTCGGATCCGCCAACCTCGATGCCCGCAGCCTGCGGCTTAATTTCGAGATCATGCTCGAGGTCTATGACACGGACTTCGGCGGGCGCATGGCCCGCCATATCGAGGCGGCGCGGCGCGAGGCACACCGCGTGACACTCAGCGAACTCGACGAGCGACCGATGCTGCCGCGCATCCGCGACGCCATTGCGTGGCTGTTTACGCCGTACCTGTGA
- a CDS encoding DUF3429 family protein: MSDDQSLRELAASADVVVFHSTVTDLGGLDELLEDSGRDWRAVEMGMGSAENREQFARLKALTGSATLPQVFIGGHFVGGLRAASARLQAEGRHRMAADWMGYLGLIPFAATAAGPWLGMAWTSDWLLAYGAVILSFIGAIHWGLAMGQRNPPPAAFYTSVIPALVAWVVLMLPVIIALPVMAAAFIAWRYGEYRFVEPTLPRWFRRLRTVLSVGAAVALAAGWLALLPFTGTA; the protein is encoded by the coding sequence ATGTCAGACGATCAAAGCCTTCGGGAGCTGGCCGCCAGCGCGGACGTTGTCGTGTTTCATTCCACCGTCACCGACCTGGGCGGGCTTGATGAGCTGCTCGAGGACTCGGGGCGCGACTGGCGGGCGGTGGAAATGGGCATGGGTTCAGCGGAAAACCGCGAGCAGTTCGCCCGTCTGAAGGCCCTGACCGGCTCCGCGACATTGCCCCAGGTGTTCATCGGGGGCCACTTTGTCGGTGGTCTGCGCGCCGCCAGCGCCCGTCTGCAGGCCGAGGGGCGGCACCGCATGGCAGCGGACTGGATGGGCTATCTGGGCCTGATCCCGTTCGCCGCCACCGCGGCGGGTCCCTGGCTGGGCATGGCCTGGACCAGCGACTGGCTGCTCGCCTATGGCGCGGTGATCCTGTCGTTCATCGGCGCGATCCATTGGGGGCTCGCCATGGGTCAGCGCAATCCGCCGCCAGCCGCTTTCTACACCTCGGTGATCCCGGCGCTGGTCGCCTGGGTGGTGCTGATGCTGCCAGTGATCATCGCATTGCCAGTGATGGCCGCCGCCTTCATCGCTTGGCGCTATGGCGAGTACCGATTCGTTGAGCCGACGCTGCCGCGCTGGTTCCGGCGACTGCGCACGGTGCTGAGTGTGGGGGCGGCCGTTGCCCTGGCGGCCGGATGGCTGGCGCTGCTGCCGTTCACAGGTACGGCGTAA
- a CDS encoding DUF3833 domain-containing protein: MTRFRLLALSLVTAVTLVLAGCAGVAPEDYAGTSPELRLEEYFDGEVTAWGMFQSRSGEVKRRFTVDITGTVEGDRITLDERFAYADGETDRRVWEIERIDEHTYEGTAGDVVGVAKGKRYGNAFNWQYTLALEVGDRTWNVQFDDWMYLHDDNTLVNTAEVTKFGFRVGTVTLFFRRDDAGEADNG; the protein is encoded by the coding sequence ATGACGCGATTTCGCCTGCTGGCCCTGTCCCTTGTCACAGCGGTCACCCTTGTCCTCGCCGGCTGCGCGGGGGTAGCGCCCGAGGACTACGCGGGCACCTCACCCGAACTGCGCCTGGAGGAATACTTCGACGGCGAGGTGACCGCCTGGGGGATGTTCCAGTCGCGCAGCGGCGAGGTGAAGCGGCGGTTCACCGTGGACATCACCGGGACCGTCGAGGGCGACCGGATCACCCTGGATGAACGGTTTGCCTATGCGGATGGCGAAACCGACCGCCGGGTCTGGGAGATCGAGCGCATCGACGAGCACACCTATGAGGGCACGGCCGGTGATGTGGTCGGCGTGGCCAAGGGCAAGCGCTATGGCAATGCCTTCAACTGGCAGTACACCCTCGCCCTCGAAGTGGGCGACCGGACCTGGAACGTGCAGTTCGACGACTGGATGTATCTGCACGACGACAACACCCTGGTGAATACCGCCGAGGTGACCAAGTTCGGCTTCCGGGTCGGGACGGTGACGCTGTTCTTCCGGCGCGACGATGCCGGGGAGGCAGACAATGGGTAA
- a CDS encoding chalcone isomerase family protein, which produces MGNLLIAGLTAIMLMVPTLTGATVEQNGARFDERIEQAGERLRLTGTGVAKYRIVFTVYAAGLYLPPDADADQALATDTPRRLEIEYFHDISAEDIIRAANTKLDEQLSPARQTRLQPKIDRFHALFQAVSDGDRYRMEYIPGEGTRLAFNGKPVGQVAGGDFAAAYFGIWLDADDPLSRGLRRDLLAGAESSGTD; this is translated from the coding sequence ATGGGTAACCTTCTGATCGCGGGACTCACCGCCATCATGCTGATGGTGCCGACGCTGACGGGTGCCACGGTGGAGCAGAACGGCGCGCGTTTCGATGAACGCATCGAGCAGGCCGGTGAGCGACTGCGCCTGACCGGCACGGGCGTCGCCAAATACCGGATCGTGTTCACCGTCTATGCCGCGGGTCTGTATCTGCCGCCCGATGCGGATGCCGATCAGGCACTGGCCACGGACACGCCCCGGCGCCTGGAAATCGAGTATTTCCATGACATCAGTGCCGAGGACATCATCCGGGCCGCCAACACCAAGCTCGACGAGCAGCTGAGTCCGGCCCGGCAGACCCGGCTTCAGCCAAAGATCGACCGCTTCCACGCGCTGTTCCAGGCCGTCTCGGACGGCGATCGCTACCGCATGGAATACATTCCCGGTGAGGGGACACGCCTTGCATTCAACGGCAAGCCGGTCGGTCAGGTGGCCGGGGGCGATTTCGCCGCGGCGTATTTCGGGATCTGGCTGGATGCCGACGATCCGCTGTCCCGCGGACTGCGCCGGGATCTGCTGGCAGGCGCGGAGTCCTCCGGAACCGACTGA
- a CDS encoding sodium:solute symporter family protein, whose product MTPGLIAALTVYALIGIGVAFAARRGLGAGAAEYYLAGRRAGGIISALSYGATTYSAFMMVGLAGLTYAGGVGALGFELVYLAGLGLVAIFGPRFWLASRAFGFITPAEMLSHRYASRWVGAVMALTACVFLIPYSAVQLMGIGYLVSGVTDAAIGFEQGILIGAALALIWTLAAGMRSVLWTDALQVVVMLVTSLIAAGFVIAALGGPVAFLESTRADHGEWLSVPGPGLFSLTTFIGLTVPWFFFSISNPQVSQRLFTTESIGAMRTMLLGFLILGFVYTLISVIWGFSALQLVPDLDQPDLATPRLLATDAVPAPVAIVLVVGIVAAAVSTVDSILLSLSALAARDLYRPLAPSGGHQMIAGQAVILIVTALAILFARLQLDLITVLSVAASSGLLVTVPSIVGCFFWRRGTASGAIVSMLGAGVVVTALQLTGFDPLGIPASICGGALAVALFVGVSLATRADSARADAFLAPVEAGLAEHRIR is encoded by the coding sequence ATGACCCCGGGCCTGATCGCGGCGCTGACCGTCTACGCCCTGATCGGCATTGGTGTCGCCTTCGCCGCGCGCCGTGGGTTGGGCGCGGGGGCGGCGGAGTATTATCTGGCCGGACGCCGGGCGGGTGGCATCATCTCGGCGCTCAGTTACGGCGCGACCACCTACAGCGCGTTCATGATGGTGGGGCTCGCCGGGCTGACCTATGCCGGCGGTGTCGGTGCCCTGGGCTTCGAGCTGGTGTATCTGGCCGGTCTCGGACTGGTGGCGATCTTTGGCCCGCGGTTCTGGCTGGCCAGTCGCGCTTTCGGCTTCATTACGCCCGCCGAGATGCTCAGCCATCGCTACGCCAGCCGCTGGGTGGGGGCGGTCATGGCGCTGACCGCCTGCGTCTTCCTGATCCCCTACAGCGCGGTCCAGCTCATGGGCATCGGCTACCTGGTCTCGGGGGTGACTGACGCGGCAATCGGCTTTGAGCAGGGGATCCTGATCGGCGCCGCACTGGCGCTGATCTGGACGCTGGCGGCGGGCATGCGCTCGGTGCTCTGGACCGACGCATTGCAGGTGGTCGTCATGCTGGTGACCAGCCTGATCGCGGCTGGCTTCGTGATCGCCGCGCTGGGCGGCCCGGTGGCGTTCCTCGAATCGACCCGGGCCGACCACGGCGAATGGCTGAGCGTGCCGGGTCCCGGCCTGTTCAGCCTGACCACGTTCATCGGTCTGACCGTGCCGTGGTTTTTCTTCTCGATCAGCAACCCGCAGGTCAGTCAGCGGCTGTTCACCACCGAGTCCATCGGTGCCATGCGCACCATGCTGCTGGGCTTTCTGATTCTTGGCTTTGTCTACACCCTGATCTCGGTCATCTGGGGATTCTCCGCCCTGCAGCTGGTGCCCGATCTGGACCAGCCCGACCTCGCCACACCGCGTCTGCTGGCCACCGATGCGGTCCCGGCGCCGGTGGCGATCGTGCTGGTGGTGGGGATCGTCGCCGCGGCCGTGTCCACGGTGGACTCGATTCTGCTGAGCCTGTCCGCGCTGGCCGCGCGGGACCTTTATCGACCCCTCGCCCCGAGCGGTGGCCATCAGATGATCGCCGGTCAGGCGGTGATACTGATCGTCACCGCGCTGGCCATCCTCTTTGCCCGGCTGCAGCTCGACCTGATCACCGTGCTGTCGGTGGCGGCGTCGTCGGGGTTACTGGTGACGGTGCCGAGCATTGTCGGCTGCTTTTTCTGGCGGCGGGGTACGGCAAGCGGCGCCATTGTCAGCATGCTCGGAGCGGGCGTGGTGGTGACGGCCCTGCAGCTGACCGGTTTCGATCCATTGGGCATTCCCGCCTCGATCTGCGGTGGCGCACTCGCCGTGGCCCTTTTCGTGGGCGTCAGCCTGGCGACCCGGGCGGATTCGGCCCGGGCCGATGCGTTTCTGGCGCCAGTCGAGGCGGGACTCGCGGAGCACCGCATCCGCTGA
- a CDS encoding competence/damage-inducible protein A produces MAESVQGFGLIVIGDELLSGKRRDKHFPHLVGLLADRGLELRWVRMISDEPALVTRTLEETFAGDDVVFSCGGIGATPDDRTRQCAAAALGRPLAFHPEGVAMLEARFGRPVEPSRRLHLVEFPEGASVIPNPVNQVPGFSVAGHHFMPGFPSMAWPMMEWVLDEHYGGWQDPDRLTEASIIVHDARESDVIPLLERFEGDYPELRLSCLPTLREDGYSLELGLRGAPAAVEAAMRALREAVEAMGFSVRPAPVSGGDGD; encoded by the coding sequence ATGGCTGAATCGGTACAGGGCTTCGGCCTGATCGTGATCGGAGATGAACTCCTCTCCGGCAAGCGCCGCGACAAACACTTCCCGCACCTGGTGGGCCTGCTCGCCGATCGCGGGCTCGAGCTGCGCTGGGTGCGCATGATCAGCGATGAGCCGGCTCTGGTGACCCGAACCCTCGAGGAAACCTTTGCCGGGGACGATGTGGTGTTCAGCTGTGGCGGCATCGGTGCCACGCCCGATGATCGCACGCGCCAGTGCGCCGCGGCCGCGCTTGGACGGCCGCTGGCGTTTCACCCTGAAGGGGTCGCCATGCTGGAGGCGCGGTTCGGCCGGCCGGTCGAGCCCTCACGCCGGCTGCATCTAGTGGAGTTTCCCGAAGGCGCATCGGTGATCCCCAACCCGGTCAATCAGGTGCCGGGGTTCAGCGTCGCCGGCCATCACTTTATGCCCGGCTTCCCGAGCATGGCCTGGCCCATGATGGAGTGGGTTCTCGATGAGCACTATGGCGGGTGGCAGGACCCGGATCGGCTGACCGAGGCATCGATCATCGTCCACGATGCCCGGGAAAGCGATGTGATCCCGCTCCTCGAGCGCTTCGAGGGGGATTATCCCGAGCTGCGCCTGTCCTGCCTGCCAACGCTGCGCGAGGACGGCTACTCGCTGGAGCTGGGGCTGCGCGGCGCACCGGCCGCGGTGGAGGCCGCCATGCGGGCGCTCCGCGAGGCGGTGGAGGCCATGGGCTTCAGCGTGCGCCCTGCGCCGGTGAGCGGTGGCGATGGCGACTGA
- a CDS encoding HAD family hydrolase — protein sequence MTQRSLNAPIGAVTFDLDFTLWDLNGVLQHAEAVCQGLLEQHYPAVAARFDSQGLRTLRDGIAAERPDIAHDVTALRRAGLRRAGEVSGYRGAALDTLVEEAFEVFLEARHAVRLYPDTLPLLRALHGRLPIGAITNGNAEIARVGLQGYFDFSLSAVDLGAAKPSHLVFETAAVRAGVAPERIIHIGDDVHSDVYGAATSGLQAVWLNRDDAGWPDDVPDVPHTRVDSLAGLEGMLLGLIRESV from the coding sequence GTGACGCAGCGTTCGCTCAATGCGCCCATTGGCGCGGTCACTTTCGATCTCGACTTCACCCTCTGGGATCTCAACGGTGTCCTCCAGCATGCCGAGGCGGTCTGCCAGGGCCTGCTCGAACAGCATTACCCGGCGGTGGCGGCACGTTTCGACTCGCAGGGCCTGAGGACCCTGCGCGACGGGATCGCCGCTGAGCGCCCGGATATCGCTCATGATGTCACCGCACTGCGCCGCGCGGGGCTGCGTCGGGCCGGTGAGGTGTCGGGCTATCGGGGCGCGGCCCTGGATACACTGGTGGAGGAGGCCTTTGAGGTATTCCTCGAGGCCCGCCATGCCGTTCGGCTCTATCCGGACACGCTGCCCCTGCTGCGGGCCCTGCATGGCCGCCTCCCCATCGGCGCGATCACCAATGGCAACGCCGAGATCGCCCGCGTGGGGCTGCAGGGGTACTTCGACTTTTCGCTGTCCGCTGTTGATCTGGGCGCCGCTAAGCCTTCACACCTGGTGTTCGAGACGGCCGCGGTACGCGCCGGCGTTGCGCCCGAGCGCATCATCCATATCGGCGACGACGTGCACAGCGATGTCTACGGGGCGGCGACCAGTGGCCTGCAGGCCGTCTGGCTGAATCGTGATGATGCCGGCTGGCCCGATGATGTGCCCGATGTGCCGCATACCCGCGTCGACAGCCTCGCGGGCCTCGAGGGCATGCTGCTGGGACTGATCCGGGAGTCGGTGTGA